One genomic segment of Chelonia mydas isolate rCheMyd1 chromosome 1, rCheMyd1.pri.v2, whole genome shotgun sequence includes these proteins:
- the LOC119565134 gene encoding olfactory receptor 52R1-like, with protein sequence MQETPFSLRVGHLHPYSMSDSNTTDFTNPSTFILLGIPGLEAAHAWISIPFCATYAIAILGNFTILFTVKRETSLHGPLYYFLCMLAVTDLGLSTSILPKMLSIFWFNSREINFSACLTQMFFIHCFSGMESGIFVAMALDRYVAICHPLRHSTTLTNSVVAKIGLAVVLRGGMIVLPFLILARQWPYCRTNIIPHSYCEHIAVVKLACADIRISSYYGLFLIFFVTGVDVFFITMSYIQILRAIFSLPTKDARIKTFGTCSSHLGVILAFYIPVLFSLLTHRFGQNVPLHFHILMANVYLLVPPMLNPIIYGVRTKEIWDRLLHLFTHKGT encoded by the coding sequence ATGCAGGAGACACCATTCTCCCTTAGAGTTGGACACCTTCacccctactccatgtcagattccaacacaactgacttcaccaacccctccaccttcatcctgctgggcattcctggcctggaggcggCCCATGCCTGGATCTCCATCCCTTTCTGTGCCACATATGCTatagccatcttggggaacttcactATCCTGTTCACTGTGAAGAGGGAGACAAGCCTCCATGGGCCcctgtactatttcctctgcatgctggctgtcaccgACCTGGGCCTGTCCACATCCAtcctgcccaaaatgctgagcatcttctggttcaattccagggagatcaatttcagtgcctgcctcacccagatgttcttcattcactgcttctcagggatGGAGTCTGGAATCTTTGTGGCCATGGCTTtggatcgctacgtggccatctgccatcccctgagacattccaccaccCTGACGAACTCTGTTGTGGCCAAGATAggcctggccgtggtgctgcgTGGAGGCATGATTGTACTGCCCTTTCTCATCCTGGCGAggcagtggccatattgcagaaccaacatcatcccccacTCGTACTGCGAGCACATAGCCGTGGTGAAACTGGCCTGCGCAGACATCCGCATCAGCAGTTACTACGGCCTCTTTCTGATATTCTTTGTGACCGGTGTGGATGTGTTTTTTATCACCATGTCCTAtatccagatcctcagggccatcttcagcctccccacaaaggatgcccggatcaagacttttgggacctgcagctcccacctcgGTGTCATCTTAGCCTTTTACATCCCAGTTCTCTTCTCCTTACTCACACACCGGTTTGGGCAGAATGTGCCCCTTCATTTCCACATTCTAATGGCCAATGTGTAcctcctggtgccccccatgctgaaccccatcatctatggggtGAGGACCAAAGAAATCTGGGACAGGCTGCTCCATCTCTTTACTCATAAAGGGACTTAA
- the LOC102932921 gene encoding olfactory receptor 52R1-like, whose protein sequence is MQETPFCLRVGHLLPYSMSDSNTTDFTNPSTFILLGIPGLEAAHAWISIPFCATYAIAILGNFTILFTVKRERRLHGPLYYFLCMLAVTDLGLSTSILPKMLSIFWFNSREINFSACLTQMFFIHCFSGMESGIFVAMALDRYVAICHPLRHSTTLTNSVVAKIGLAVVLRGGMIVLPFLILARQWPYCRTNIIPHSYCKHIAVVKLACADIRISNYYGLFLIFFVTGVDVFFITMSYIQILRAIFSLPTKDARIKTFGTCSSHLGVILAFYIPVLFSLLTHRFGQNVPLHFHILMANVYLLVPPMLNPIIYGVRTKEIWDRLLHLFTHKGT, encoded by the coding sequence ATGCAGGAGACGCCATTCTGCCTTAGAGTTGGgcaccttctcccctactccatgtcagattccaacacaactgacttcaccaacccctccaccttcatcctgctgggcattcctggcctggaggcggCCCATGCCTGGATCTCCATCCCTTTCTGTGCCACGTATGCcatagccatcttggggaacttcaccatcctgttcacTGTGAAGAGGGAGAGACGCCTCCATGGGCCcctgtactatttcctctgcatgctggctgtcaccgACCTGGGCCTGTCCACATCCAtcctgcccaaaatgctgagcatcttctggttcaattccagggagatcaatttcagtgcctgcctcacccagatgttcttcattcactgcttctcagggatGGAGTCTGGGATCTTTGTGGCCATGGCTCtggatcgctacgtggccatctgccatcccctgagacattccaccaccCTGACGAACTCTGTGGTGGCCAAGATAggcctggccgtggtgctgcgTGGAGGCATGATTGTACTGCCCTTTCTCATCCTGGCGAggcagtggccatattgcagaaccaacatcatcccccacTCGTACTGCAAGCACATAGCCGTGGTGAAACTGGCCTGCGCAGACATCCGCATCAGCAATTACTACGGCCTCTTTCTGATATTCTTTGTGACCGGTGTGGATGTGTTTTTTATCACCATGTCCTAtatccagatcctcagggccatcttcagcctccccacaaaggacgcCCGGAtcaagacttttgggacctgcagctcccacctcgGTGTCATCTTAGCCTTTTACATCCCAGTTCTCTTCTCCTTACTCACACACCGGTTTGGGCAGAATGTGCCCCTTCATTTCCACATTCTAATGGCCAATGTGTAcctcctggtgccccccatgctgaaccccatcatctatggggtGAGGACCAAAGAAATTTGGGACAGGCTGCTCCATCTCTTTACTCATAAAGGGACTTAA